GATGATAGTCTGGTGCCCAAGGAAAGGGTGAGTACGAGGATTGCACCGAAGATAGCAGAAAATTCAGAACTCGTGACTATATTGAATATTCATGAAGATATTGATTATGGGACAGTTGATCTGGTTCTTGACCAATTGAAAGAGGCAAGGGCATTTAAAATAACATTCGCCACTGAATTTGGAGGTTAAAATGCGCGACCATAAATTGATGTACGGGGTCTATTTCCGGACCGGAATGTTGCTGGGAATAATCATTTTAATACTATTATTCCTTTTTGTTCCATACGCAGAGGTCGAACCATACAAATTAAGGAAGGAAATTGTGACGATGGTGGAGCAGATTTCTGCAGAGATAGAGAAGTATGAGGAACCACCACCGGTGGAAAGGCCCAAGGTCGCAGTTGCTGCAGCGGCAACAGAAGTTGCCGAAGAAGCAGTGGAAACAATTGCTGCAACCGAATTCAGGGAAGATATAATCAGAACCCAGCCCACTGGTCCAGAGATAGAGGTCATTCCTTATGCAAAGGTAGAAGTGAAACCCAAACCAATTTCAATCCCAAAACCTGATTATCCCGAACTTGCAAGAAAAGCAGGAATAGAAGGAAAAGCGATTGTTGAGGCGATTGTAGATACAGATGGCAGTGTGATAGAAGCAAAAATATTTAAATCAAGTGGCAATCCAATGCTTGATGAGGCAGCAATTGCTGCGGCAAGAAGGGCAAAATTTACTCCGGCAAAACAAAGGGATATGTTTGTACGAGTTAGAGTTAACATACCTTTTGATTTTAAATTGCAGTAATCTTGACAGATTTAAAAAACTGAATATAATATAAGTTAGGAGATATTGAAAGGGGGTGATAATAAAAAACAAATACCACGCTCTAATAATTTATATATATAAACAAAGGAGGAATAAATGAAAAGGTTGAATTGGCTAAGCCTATTGGCAATCGTTGGATTGATATTTATAAGTTGTGGAAATGAACCACCAGAGGAATTTTACAATGGGACACCCGAAGATGATTCACTTATTAACACATTGCTTAATGGTTATCCTGAGTTCCTTAAGACTGACGATATTTTCGTAAATACTTACATTCCTGTTACTCTTGCTCCTGTTTCATTTCCGGTCTCTGATTCTTATTTCAAAGGTGAATCAGTTATTGTAAAGCAGCATGTTGATAGTCTACGTGATAATGTTGCTTCAAGTTCCCGTTTTAAGGACCTCTGGTACACGAAAGATACAACCTGTACTGCGTATCTTTATGATACATTTAATGTAATACGGGAGGTCCATTATGACCTATTATACAAAGGTTATTATTTCTGGCAGGGTGACACAGTTAAGAAACTTGATACAGTAATAGTTGAGACTGGTGGTGGTTATTATTCTTACGATACAATAACTGTTGAAGGATTGCGCCATCTATATGTTGAGCCAGTAAAAGAGAAGGTATGGAATGAAGAATTAGGCGATTCCGTCTGGAAGGTTAAAGAACCGAGAGAATGGAAGTTAAAAAGAATATCCTATGGCAATTATGGGTTGCCTAATCGTGGTGCGAGCATTCCATATATTTACTACGTAATAATTACTTCAAACAATACCGGAGAGGTTGACACAATCTGGGCATCAAATACGGATACGCTTTATCAACATCATGCGATGAATCGTTTTTGCCATATTGACTCGCTCTTGGATTATGATAATGGAGATTCATTAACAATAACCATTGTACTCGGCGGCACAATTACGAGTGATCTCTGCAGTTTCTTTGCGGCTCAGGATGGAAAGAAGGTTCATCTTCCTAACGGTTCAGGAAAAATTCAAATTACGGGTTCCGGAGTAAAGAATCTTGTTTTTGAGGTAATTGTGAACGATGGCTTCTATTATGTGAAACCTGCCAGTCCACTATTAGCAAGATTCTGGCTCATACCCGTAAGGGTTAAGTAAGGAGGTGTGCGATGAAGAAACTTTGGGCGTTAATCCTTGTCGGTGCATTGTTGTTCGGTGCCGAATACGGCAAGATCACCGGCAGGGTAAGAGACGCTGAGACCGGCGAAGCATTGATCGGTGCTGATGTCATTGTTGAAGGAACAGAACTTGGTGCCGCGACTGATGAAAAGGGTGAATTTGTGGTTCTCTATGTGCCAGCAGGAACATACAGCGTTACCGCTTCCTACCTCGGTTACGACCCATTTACCTATGCCCAAGTGGTTGTCAATGCTGACCAGACTACCACATTGAATTTCCGTTTGAAACCGACGGTTATTGAGGTTGAAAAAGTTACGGTTGTTGCTGAAAGACCACCGATTGTAGTTTCACAGACCCAGAGTGGTCATTCAGTTACTTCCAAGGATATATCTCGTTTACCTGTTACTACAATCAATCAGGTGGTTACACTGCAGGCTGGTGTTTCAACATCCAATCTGGGAACTCATATTCGTGGTGGAAGAACTGACGAAGTCATATATTATGTTGATGGTATACAGACAAGGGTTCCTCATACCGGTGCCCAATCAACCCAGATAAACGCCTCAGCGGTAGAAGAAGTTACGGTTGTCAGCGGTGGTTTTGATGCAGAATATGGAGATGCACTCAGCGGTGTCATCAACATCGTTACAAAAGAAGGTGGTACAAAACCTTCAGGCAGTTTCCGCTATCTTACTGATGAGGTCTTCTTTGTAGATAATCTTAAAGATAAATTGAATTTCGGTTATAACTTCTATGATTTATCACTTGGTGGACCTGTACCTGCGGTTCAAAGATTGAGATACTTTTTATCAGGTGAGTTGACTTTAACCGATGCCTATAGGGAAGCGTTGTATAAAGTTCCGTCACCGAGAAATACCTATCGTGCCCAGGCAAGATTTTCCTATGGAATGCCTAACAATAAAGGAAAGGTTACTCTCAGCGGATTCAATTCTCGGGATCAGTATGTGACCTGGTCTTCTAAAAGTTTGAAATATTTCCAGAGAAGACCAATGAGCCGGACGAAGAATTACATTCTTTCAACAACGCTAAATTATATGTTCAGTGCCCAGACACTTCTCTCATTAAAAGCTGGCTTGACACATTATGACCGTGTCTATGGAACAAGGGATTATGAGTGGGAAGAAGAGAATAATCAAAAATGGTTCAATGATTATCGTATGAAGGCAGAACATGTGATTGAGTATCTTACTAAAGACCAATTACCACCAAAGGATGTGATCGTCGATAGTGTAATGCAATATCATACTGAGTATACAAACCGCGATGTCCAGGCTTTGAGATACAATCCTTATGGAATTGAAGGAATGTATTATACCTATGGTGATTATCGTGTATGGAGATACTGGCAAAATGATGATATTCAGATGCGTTTTGATATTTCCCATGCGGTTGGCAAAATCCATGAATTTAAGACCGGAATTGATTATATCCAGTATAATCTAAAATACTACGACAATAACCTGCCCTGGGTTACCAACCCATTCTGGGATTATTATGAGCGGACTCCTTATAAATTAGCTGCTTATGTCCAGGATAAAATGGATTTTGAAGGACTCATTGCCAGGGTTGGTCTGAGATTTGATTATTTTGACCCCAAGAGTGTTACTTATAAAGAGCCTAATAATCCGAGGAATGATACACTTGTTGAGGCTGAAAAGAATTACAAGTTTTCACCGAGACTCGGTTTCTCCCTTCCAGTAACTGAAAGGATGAAATTCCGTTTCAATTATGGTCATTATTTCCAGTTACCAGCACTTGATGATATGTACGGAACAACTGATACCGCAGTTATTAGGCTTGCACTCACCCGTGGAAATACCATTGTAGGAAATATATTTTTGAAACCGCAGAAGACAGTCCAGTATGAGGTCGGTATTGAGAACCAGTTTACCCAGGATGTTGTGATGGGATTCACTGCCTATTTCAAAGATGTCTATGACCTTTCCCAGATTCGTCAGGTGATTGCATTGCCAATGCCCTATTTCCAGTTCTTCAATGTTGACTATGGAAATATCAAAGGGTTTGAGTTAAGCATCCAGAAGACAATGTCTAATATGTGGGCAATGGGCTTGAGTTATACCCTTCAGTTTGCCAAAGGAACCGCTTCTTATGCGGGTGAATTCTATTATGATTTCTATTATGGTGGAAATGACCCGATCACTGGCTTACCGCTCCAGCCACCGGTTATTGATTACTGGCTTGACTTTGATGAAAGAAATATTGTCAATGCAAATTTTGACCTTTCTCTACCTGAAGATTTTGTCTTCATTCCATTGCAGGGTTTCAGCTCTTCCCTTGTATTCTCGTTCCATTCAGGACAGCCATATACTCCACAGGACCTTAAGGGTAATAAAACTGGTGATGAGAATTCGGCAAGAATGCCGGGATACTGGAATGTTGATCTGAATGCGAGCAGGCCGATAAAGATTGGACCGGTAAAACTTAATATCAGCGCTTTGGTAAGAAACTTATTTAATACAAAACAAGTGAATAATGTTTATCCCACGACTGGTGAGCCTGACAATCATGGTGATCCTGAACCAACAATTACACAATTCGGTTATATCACTATTGCATCAACCCGTTATTCGCCACAGGCAGATTATAATCATGATGGAATAGTTACACCACCTGA
The sequence above is a segment of the candidate division WOR-3 bacterium genome. Coding sequences within it:
- a CDS encoding energy transducer TonB; translated protein: MRDHKLMYGVYFRTGMLLGIIILILLFLFVPYAEVEPYKLRKEIVTMVEQISAEIEKYEEPPPVERPKVAVAAAATEVAEEAVETIAATEFREDIIRTQPTGPEIEVIPYAKVEVKPKPISIPKPDYPELARKAGIEGKAIVEAIVDTDGSVIEAKIFKSSGNPMLDEAAIAAARRAKFTPAKQRDMFVRVRVNIPFDFKLQ
- a CDS encoding TonB-dependent receptor, giving the protein MKKLWALILVGALLFGAEYGKITGRVRDAETGEALIGADVIVEGTELGAATDEKGEFVVLYVPAGTYSVTASYLGYDPFTYAQVVVNADQTTTLNFRLKPTVIEVEKVTVVAERPPIVVSQTQSGHSVTSKDISRLPVTTINQVVTLQAGVSTSNLGTHIRGGRTDEVIYYVDGIQTRVPHTGAQSTQINASAVEEVTVVSGGFDAEYGDALSGVINIVTKEGGTKPSGSFRYLTDEVFFVDNLKDKLNFGYNFYDLSLGGPVPAVQRLRYFLSGELTLTDAYREALYKVPSPRNTYRAQARFSYGMPNNKGKVTLSGFNSRDQYVTWSSKSLKYFQRRPMSRTKNYILSTTLNYMFSAQTLLSLKAGLTHYDRVYGTRDYEWEEENNQKWFNDYRMKAEHVIEYLTKDQLPPKDVIVDSVMQYHTEYTNRDVQALRYNPYGIEGMYYTYGDYRVWRYWQNDDIQMRFDISHAVGKIHEFKTGIDYIQYNLKYYDNNLPWVTNPFWDYYERTPYKLAAYVQDKMDFEGLIARVGLRFDYFDPKSVTYKEPNNPRNDTLVEAEKNYKFSPRLGFSLPVTERMKFRFNYGHYFQLPALDDMYGTTDTAVIRLALTRGNTIVGNIFLKPQKTVQYEVGIENQFTQDVVMGFTAYFKDVYDLSQIRQVIALPMPYFQFFNVDYGNIKGFELSIQKTMSNMWAMGLSYTLQFAKGTASYAGEFYYDFYYGGNDPITGLPLQPPVIDYWLDFDERNIVNANFDLSLPEDFVFIPLQGFSSSLVFSFHSGQPYTPQDLKGNKTGDENSARMPGYWNVDLNASRPIKIGPVKLNISALVRNLFNTKQVNNVYPTTGEPDNHGDPEPTITQFGYITIASTRYSPQADYNHDGIVTPPEQKKAYIAARNDYYRDPTYYNGPFRVQIGVSLGF